ATTCAtttcttccattcatcttcggAGAGTATTCATATCTTTTTCGTGGCGATATTTCAAATGCCTCCATATTCCGTTTTTGTGTATATTCTagtttaatatttcttattgtatcgggctccagccccaTATCATCGAAAAGAGCCCATTGGGCAGGGAACTGGGCTTCATGGAGCCCGGCCCATTTGATAAGCTGGCCCAAAAGAAAGTTGAGTTTAGTCAGTAATTGGGCCAGAGAGGGCTGGGCTAGTGGAAGCTGGAAATTTGCTAGGctgagaaagaagaagatattgGGGCCATCAGAGGTTTCATATAAATGAGAGGGGATTGTTCGCTATTGTAGACGGACGGAGCCACGGTGGAATCTTAGATCCTCAAAGCTTAAGTTCCATTGCGCTGAATATCATGGGGACTCTTCAGTAATAGGTATAAGGGACATACTATATTAGCTAGTTTCATTCGAACATGTCACACAACATGTCGGTGTTGGGCTTTCATGATCTGACTTATGTAAATAAATCTCTGTCAACCAGCAGGACTACGCATCGAGCCAAGGACATAGGCAAAGAAGATAATCGTGAACGTCATTTGGTGGTGGACCTGAAAACATAGAGACAGTATCCCCACTCTTCCACTACTACCTATGCCATCAATTCATCATCATTTCAAGGTCAAGTACCTTGGGTTCTAAGCTATCTCCTTGGCATTTTTAGAACTTGGCATTTTCTACCAGTACCGAAGCAATTATCATGAGCCTCTTCTTGAGCGCCCACTGGATATTTGTAGAAGATACATTCTCTTAAACAACTCCATACGAGATGACACAAATTCATTCCAAACCGCTCGAAAACGACCCCCtggtttcttttttccttaaacaGCTCCCTATACTCAAGGCTACTCGATCTATAACTCTGTCGAAACCAGCTGTATTTCCTACCTTGCAAAGCACtccatatttatatatgtataaatctTTGATCCTTCTTCTGCTGCCACCAAGAAAGCAGTTATATTGAAATGATCACCCCACCTTATGGAAATGGACCCTTTCACCTAACTCCCCATTCCATAAGACTAATATAAAACCCCTTCAACCCCTCCTCAATTCAGTTCATTCCCACCTCAAAGCAAAAGTCATGCAGCAACTAAACCTCCTTTCACTCtacttcctcttcctcctcaccATCCAACAATGGGCTGGCACGTCAGCCCAGGCCCAGGCCCCGGCCCCAGCCCCCTCCGGCCCGACAAACATCACCCAGATCCTAGAGAAGGCTGGCCAGTTCACGACCTTCATCCGGCTGCTCAAGAGCACCCAGGAGGCTGATCAGATCAACACCATGCTCAACAGCTCCTCCAACCAGGCCCTCACGATCTTCTCGCCCACCGACAACGCCTTCAGCGGCCTTGCGTCCGGCGCCCTCAACTCCCTCTCCGACCAGCAGAAGATCCAGCTGATCCAGTTCCACATCCTCCCGGCTTTCATCTCCACATCCCAGTTCCAGACGGTTAGCAACCCACTTCGAACCCAGGCAGGGAATGCCGATGACGGGAAATTCTCACTTAATGTGTCCACATCGGGAAACCAAGTGAACTTGACCACCGGGGTGGACACGACGACCGTTTCCAATACCATATATACCGATAAACGGTTGGCTGTTTATCAGGTGGACAAAGTCCTCCTCCCGCTTGCCTTGTTTGGGACACCGGCGAGCCCTGCCCCAGCCCCGTCCAAACCCGGGAAGGACGTTCCCACGTCTTCGGATTCCTCAGCAGGGTCTTCTGATACAGTTGACACCTCAGCCGCACATGATTCAAGTCTGCGTAGACTAGGAGTTGCTACACGAGTGACCGTTGGTGGTGCTATTCTGGCTGCAATATCATTAGCTCTTTAGGATTGAGATTGTCTTGACTGATGAAGGACCACGCTGTGGGatagaatcaaatcaaattttgaagtgtgtattgaaattcaaataatttcaatTGGAATAATTTGTTGGTGATTTAGCTTTGTCCATTGTATTTCTTTCTCTTGTGTAAATAATATTCCTTTATTTAAGTTTTCCATGAAGTAGCCCAAGTGATTAATGAATGTTTTTGCGATTACGGAGGAGGTCTATGATAGAGCTAGTATAAGCACataaaaatctaaatataGAGACACATGCAATTCCATCaacaagaataaaaaattttaaacttctttctttttagacGATGGCATGTGCCACTATCTTCTCTACTAGTTAATATCAACACGTGAGCGATAATATATTAACATGCAGGCAATGTGTTATGTTTGTTAATTAATGTGGGGCCTGCTGCAGTTGATGGAGTGGGAGATGCATTAGATGGAGTCATACTCATGGTCGCTCCTCCAAAATTAAAATCCCATTCTCTTGAAATGATAATAACATATATGCAAAAGATATATACATGATTAATACTAATTGATGTTATATGAGATCTCGATATATGGTGCCCAAATTTTTGATGCAAATAAAATGTGTTAATATATCACGGGAAGTCATGAAGGGAGTGTTGTTATATTATGTACCATGCATTTTACAACAAAAATGTCGCAGCTGATCTTCGACGACAAGAAGGAAAGGTAGAGGACCAGGTCTCCAATAAGTGCATATTAAGAGTTCACGATCAGTTGATTTTAGGTTTGTCATCTCTTGTTATTTAAGCCAATCTAACTGGAATCAAAATAGTACGTCCAAATTCGTGACTGGAATTGAGAAAGACATTACAACTAACTATAGACCGAGGCGAACATTAATCTTTATGTTCCCGAAAAGTTTAACCAGACAAAGGGAGAGCTTATAAGAATATATGAATACCAACTAGACCTTACAAATATGATATACATGATGCCGGGTTCATTTATATTGATGCCTCCATTGCACATTTGGCTTTCTCTTGAGCAAACAATAAAATAGCGTGTTTCTTTCCCGATAATTGATGGGAGGCAGGtaggaaaattaaaattttttattccgGTTATAAAGGGGTTCAAAATCTACTATAACAAAAGATAgataactaataaaggagtATGAGTAATCCTATTAAATATCGAACATGCGATATTTAAATTAACATGAGATAGCGTGCGTCACTGtattacacttttttttccatggAAAAATAGATTTTAACGTGCGTATATTTATAGAAATTCGGCACATTAATAAGACTTTGACCTCAAAATTAGTTGAAGaacaataaaatcatctaTAATCTCAATGCAGAGGGAAAATGGAATGAGTCTCCCCATATTATAAGTGAGTGAGCAGTTGAatcctcaaaaaaaaaaaagaaaaaaaaggagggagTGGGAAACAAACAATATGCGGATCGACAGACAATGATTAATGCTCGAACGGTCGTTACATCTTTTCTTCGCCAACGTTGACGCCAATGTCACGGAGACAGCCTGCCGGACTTCCTTTGACGGCTGGTCAACGACCGTCCTCGCCtagtcttcttctcctctgctTCTCTGTGctagcttcttcttttttctttttttttactcttttttttaaaaaaatctaatctaagagaaagaaaattaaattaaattaaaaaagaaaaaagaaaaagaaaattaaagagagagagactgtgGAGAACTTCGAAAGATAGGGAATCGATATAAGAGTAAGACAGCACATAAAAC
The sequence above is drawn from the Punica granatum isolate Tunisia-2019 chromosome 5, ASM765513v2, whole genome shotgun sequence genome and encodes:
- the LOC116206892 gene encoding fasciclin-like arabinogalactan protein 11 → MQQLNLLSLYFLFLLTIQQWAGTSAQAQAPAPAPSGPTNITQILEKAGQFTTFIRLLKSTQEADQINTMLNSSSNQALTIFSPTDNAFSGLASGALNSLSDQQKIQLIQFHILPAFISTSQFQTVSNPLRTQAGNADDGKFSLNVSTSGNQVNLTTGVDTTTVSNTIYTDKRLAVYQVDKVLLPLALFGTPASPAPAPSKPGKDVPTSSDSSAGSSDTVDTSAAHDSSLRRLGVATRVTVGGAILAAISLAL